One window from the genome of Gemmatimonadota bacterium encodes:
- a CDS encoding TolC family protein, whose product MNQRTAFSLLLCAAGVAFVSPLAGLHAQQRTDTLRMGVADAVQYVLRSSDENKLALLAVDIANAGVTTAFAPGMTQFRFNGSYSQVLKNARAELVGTVFGQAYTYTGAVAISQPLFQGLRIVSSARGALRTRDAARLDAGETRARLALDVQRSYLNALYLAKLADLQNRNLTLTSDRLKQVELLVAAGRSSRFDLLRARVDRANIEPLALQASNDRDLALLDVKRLLDVDVERPLLLTTTLDTAVVRTIVNAARADSLGETLRGTVQSAEFSLQARREGVRVARADFFPQVTATANIGYLALPTRNGLPDRLGATSIDFCPPGSAAGKLCQNNGFFPDRSIGLTVTWALFDGLRTKGNLDLATAQARIAETALHQARETAALDLARARAEFSRARLAWEARTVNAAEAEEAFQLASLRFQRGLSTQLEVTDAQVALLTARSTEARSIYDLYLSAAELARVRGRPIPLPTGGTVPIRSNAGLSSVSDNR is encoded by the coding sequence ATGAACCAACGAACCGCATTTTCTCTGCTCCTTTGCGCGGCAGGGGTGGCCTTTGTGTCCCCTCTCGCCGGTCTGCACGCCCAGCAGCGCACCGATACCCTCCGCATGGGCGTTGCCGATGCGGTGCAGTATGTGCTTCGCAGCTCCGACGAGAACAAACTCGCGCTGCTCGCCGTCGACATCGCCAACGCGGGCGTCACTACCGCCTTCGCACCGGGGATGACGCAGTTCCGATTCAACGGCTCCTACTCGCAGGTGCTCAAGAACGCACGCGCCGAACTGGTCGGCACCGTGTTCGGGCAGGCCTACACATACACGGGCGCGGTCGCGATCTCGCAGCCGCTCTTTCAGGGCTTACGCATTGTGTCGAGCGCACGCGGCGCGTTGCGCACACGCGATGCTGCGCGGCTCGATGCCGGCGAAACGCGCGCACGCCTCGCGCTCGACGTGCAACGCTCGTACTTGAACGCACTCTATCTCGCCAAACTCGCCGATCTGCAGAATCGCAATCTGACGCTGACCTCCGATCGGCTCAAGCAAGTCGAGCTACTCGTCGCCGCTGGTCGTTCATCCAGGTTCGACCTCCTCCGAGCGCGCGTGGACCGCGCGAACATCGAACCGCTCGCGCTACAAGCGTCTAACGATCGCGACCTCGCCCTGCTCGACGTCAAACGTCTCCTCGACGTAGACGTCGAACGTCCGCTGCTCCTCACCACCACGCTCGACACCGCAGTTGTCCGCACCATCGTCAACGCCGCACGTGCCGACAGCCTCGGCGAAACCTTGCGCGGCACGGTGCAGTCGGCGGAGTTCTCCCTCCAAGCACGCCGTGAAGGGGTACGCGTCGCGCGCGCCGATTTCTTTCCGCAGGTGACCGCCACCGCGAACATCGGCTACCTCGCGCTCCCCACGCGGAATGGCCTCCCCGATCGTCTGGGCGCCACATCCATTGATTTCTGCCCGCCGGGGAGCGCCGCCGGGAAGCTCTGCCAGAACAACGGCTTCTTCCCCGATCGCAGCATCGGCCTCACCGTCACGTGGGCCCTCTTCGACGGACTTCGCACCAAAGGCAATCTCGACCTCGCCACCGCGCAGGCGCGTATCGCCGAAACGGCGCTCCATCAGGCGCGCGAAACGGCCGCGCTGGATCTCGCCCGTGCCCGTGCGGAGTTCAGCCGCGCGCGGCTCGCGTGGGAAGCGCGCACCGTCAACGCCGCAGAGGCCGAAGAAGCCTTTCAGTTGGCGTCACTGCGCTTTCAACGCGGACTCTCCACGCAACTCGAAGTGACCGACGCGCAGGTCGCGCTGCTCACGGCCCGTTCCACCGAAGCTCGCTCCATCTACGACCTCTATCTCTCCGCCGCCGAACTGGCGCGCGTGCGCGGACGGCCGATTCCGCTTCCCACAGGCGGCACCGTACCGATCCGCTCCAACGCCGGACTATCCAGTGTATCTGACAATCGATAA
- a CDS encoding efflux RND transporter periplasmic adaptor subunit, with protein MSSSVFAQQPAKDAAASKQAQAPTAAPTAAQADAKDAKAASKAAGAPAGDAKNGRKSGGGDGQKGEGGRGSGARTASVVLSATDVFKVMRTNVDAGVAIAGDLRPIESAIVRGRIDGVLEKVTVRDGQQVRAGTLLAKFESVEQEASLRSADADFIATKSDFDTQQWNYEQSKELFKVGAIAERDLRSAQQAADAARARMAASESRQRIAQNVVRDTKVIAPFNGTIDKRKVQNGENTLRGAEMFTLVRDEVLELAGTVPARRASDVKVGQSVRFNADSRQFSGRVARVSATIDPATRSITVYVQIPNGKGELKGNSFANGQIIARSVPSALVVPQSAVRQSAVDGKSFVYTVEGGQLGIAKVSTGILDEAKGLVEIVGGVKEGDVVITGNVGTLGVGMKVTLLGNEQKSERGGRGSGGGRGARGNETGADAGARPKKSP; from the coding sequence GTGTCGTCTTCCGTGTTCGCCCAGCAACCCGCAAAAGACGCGGCGGCCTCCAAGCAAGCGCAGGCGCCAACCGCCGCGCCAACCGCCGCGCAAGCCGATGCCAAGGACGCCAAAGCCGCGAGCAAGGCCGCCGGAGCGCCAGCCGGAGACGCGAAGAACGGTCGCAAGAGCGGCGGCGGCGATGGACAAAAAGGCGAAGGCGGGCGCGGGAGTGGTGCCCGCACGGCCAGCGTCGTGCTGTCGGCCACCGACGTTTTTAAAGTCATGCGCACGAATGTCGACGCGGGCGTCGCTATTGCCGGCGATCTCCGCCCCATCGAGAGCGCCATCGTGCGTGGACGCATTGACGGCGTACTCGAGAAAGTCACGGTACGCGACGGTCAACAGGTAAGGGCCGGTACGTTACTCGCGAAGTTTGAATCCGTCGAACAAGAAGCGTCCCTGCGGAGCGCCGACGCGGATTTCATTGCGACCAAAAGCGACTTCGACACCCAGCAGTGGAACTACGAGCAGTCCAAAGAATTGTTTAAAGTGGGGGCCATCGCCGAGCGCGATTTGCGTTCGGCACAGCAGGCCGCGGACGCAGCGCGCGCACGCATGGCCGCATCGGAATCGCGGCAGCGTATTGCCCAGAACGTCGTGCGCGACACGAAAGTCATCGCGCCGTTCAACGGCACGATCGACAAACGCAAAGTGCAGAACGGCGAGAACACGCTGCGTGGCGCCGAAATGTTCACACTCGTGCGCGACGAAGTGCTCGAGCTTGCCGGTACCGTTCCGGCACGACGCGCCAGCGACGTGAAGGTCGGGCAATCCGTCCGCTTCAATGCCGATTCCCGCCAGTTCAGTGGCCGCGTGGCCCGCGTGAGCGCCACTATCGATCCGGCCACGCGCTCCATCACCGTGTACGTACAGATCCCCAACGGAAAGGGCGAGCTCAAGGGCAACAGTTTTGCCAACGGACAGATCATCGCCCGCTCCGTCCCCAGTGCGCTGGTGGTCCCGCAGTCCGCCGTCCGACAGAGTGCAGTGGACGGTAAGTCGTTCGTCTACACCGTCGAAGGCGGTCAGCTCGGGATTGCCAAGGTCAGCACCGGCATCCTCGATGAAGCCAAGGGACTCGTCGAAATCGTCGGTGGCGTCAAGGAAGGCGACGTCGTCATTACCGGCAACGTCGGTACGCTGGGCGTCGGCATGAAGGTGACACTCCTCGGCAATGAACAGAAATCCGAACGCGGCGGCCGCGGCTCGGGTGGTGGCCGCGGGGCACGCGGCAATGAGACCGGCGCTGATGCAGGCGCCCGCCCAAAGAAGAGTCCGTAG
- a CDS encoding efflux RND transporter permease subunit encodes MFLSDISIKRPVFATMMMVALVVLGVVSYKRLAVDEYPDVTYPTISVSVSYPGASPEVVERDVSRPIETALNTVDGLYELTSTSSEGSANVRLQFKLGIDPTRMQPEVSAKVGRIRRQLPRDINEPTISRYDPNDQPILTVAMSSSERSLRELTDLGDQVIRPRLESVNGVGGVQLNGTATREIHVEVDPNALRAAGLTPDVISSALARENQEVPAGRIKKGDNERAVRVTGRVTDPIAFQDVVVVVRAGTPIRVRDLGHVIDTIAERRSASFVGRGDKTTPTLSLDVLKISGSNTVAVANNVKAVIGDIERQLPADVRLTLTRDDSRHIKDSLADVQLTIGLGAVLTVMIIYLFLNSWRSTVITGLTLPVSIISAFFAMFALGFTINTMTLLALSLAIGLLIDDAIVVRENIVRHLGMGKDHHRAAKDGTDEIGLAVFATTLAVVAVFIPVAFMGGTIGKIFYQFGMTVAFAVLVSLFVSFTLDPMLSSVWHDPEAMQHGGDAWRSAGFIRKIALRFDRWFERTADRYPHMLATALRHRGIVVVGALASIALAAVIIPRLGFTWMPDFDGGEFNVSFRVAPGSSLSYVIARGKPMDDFIRSMPEVDFTAFSNGGRGGGINNGNISVRLKPRNQRKRSQFEVQTALRAQLSKFPGISASIGQTPTIFGGRGAPITVNVQGPEPARLKLIASQVLEVMKRIPGIAEPQSSDEGSVPQLNVSVDRQQAWAAGLGIASIASTLQPLFTGQRATVWQDPLGYSHDVVVIYPDSLRSSAADVANIPVNGSGIDSRTGLPAVVPLSQVADVVPGVGPQSIERRALERQIRINAQVLPGAPVGDIADVARAAIDSLVLPPGYRTVFTGSVQELNDTKGYVAEALALAVVFIYLILASLFGSFLQPLAIMISLPLSFLGVGLGLLVTRGTMNVMSMIGIIMLMGLVTKNGILLLDFVNQRRAEGEDRLAAILEAGRIRLRPIIMTTVAMIFGMLPLAFAIGEGAEQRAPMAHAVIGGLITSTLLTLFVVPVVYTLLDDMAVWVGGGRRPVATTETESENESGAVLAAVDARSHA; translated from the coding sequence ATGTTCCTCTCCGATATCAGTATCAAGCGTCCGGTGTTCGCCACCATGATGATGGTGGCGCTCGTCGTGCTCGGTGTCGTCTCGTATAAACGACTTGCCGTCGACGAATATCCCGACGTCACATATCCCACGATCAGCGTCTCGGTGAGTTATCCGGGCGCCTCGCCCGAAGTGGTCGAACGTGACGTCTCGCGTCCCATCGAGACGGCGCTCAACACCGTCGACGGCCTATACGAACTGACGTCCACGTCGTCCGAAGGCTCGGCCAACGTCCGCCTGCAGTTCAAGCTCGGCATTGATCCCACGCGCATGCAGCCGGAGGTGTCGGCCAAGGTCGGCCGCATCCGGCGTCAGTTGCCGCGCGACATCAACGAGCCCACCATCTCGCGCTACGATCCCAACGATCAGCCGATTCTCACGGTGGCGATGTCGAGTTCCGAGCGGTCGCTCCGCGAACTCACCGATCTCGGCGATCAAGTCATTCGGCCACGCCTCGAGTCGGTCAACGGCGTCGGCGGCGTGCAGCTCAACGGCACCGCCACACGCGAAATCCACGTCGAGGTTGACCCGAACGCGCTGCGCGCCGCCGGACTCACCCCAGACGTTATTTCGAGTGCGCTCGCCCGTGAAAACCAGGAAGTGCCAGCGGGCCGTATCAAAAAGGGCGACAACGAACGCGCCGTGCGTGTCACGGGGCGCGTCACCGACCCCATCGCCTTTCAAGATGTTGTGGTCGTCGTGCGCGCGGGCACGCCGATTCGCGTGCGCGATCTCGGCCACGTGATCGACACGATCGCGGAACGTCGCTCGGCGTCGTTCGTTGGACGCGGTGATAAGACGACGCCGACCCTCTCGCTTGACGTCCTGAAGATCTCGGGCTCCAACACGGTCGCGGTCGCCAATAACGTCAAGGCTGTGATCGGTGACATCGAACGCCAGCTTCCGGCCGACGTGCGGTTGACGCTCACGCGTGACGACTCGCGACACATCAAGGATTCTCTCGCCGACGTACAGCTCACCATCGGACTTGGTGCGGTCCTGACGGTGATGATCATTTATCTGTTCCTGAACTCGTGGCGCTCGACCGTGATCACCGGGCTCACGCTCCCGGTGTCCATCATCTCGGCGTTCTTCGCCATGTTTGCGCTCGGGTTTACGATCAACACGATGACGCTGCTCGCACTCTCGCTCGCCATCGGGTTGCTCATCGATGACGCGATTGTCGTGCGCGAAAACATCGTGCGTCATCTCGGGATGGGCAAAGACCATCACCGCGCGGCCAAGGACGGCACCGACGAAATCGGATTGGCCGTCTTCGCCACCACGCTCGCCGTGGTTGCCGTGTTCATTCCTGTCGCCTTTATGGGCGGCACGATCGGCAAAATTTTCTATCAGTTCGGCATGACGGTCGCCTTCGCCGTGCTGGTGTCGCTCTTTGTCTCATTTACGCTCGACCCCATGCTCTCGAGCGTCTGGCACGACCCCGAAGCCATGCAGCACGGTGGCGATGCGTGGCGCAGCGCCGGCTTTATCCGCAAAATCGCCCTGCGTTTTGATCGCTGGTTCGAACGCACTGCGGATCGTTACCCCCACATGCTCGCAACCGCGCTCCGTCACCGTGGGATCGTCGTAGTCGGCGCGCTCGCATCCATTGCCTTGGCCGCCGTTATCATTCCGCGCCTAGGCTTCACCTGGATGCCGGACTTCGACGGTGGCGAGTTCAACGTGAGTTTCCGCGTGGCACCAGGCTCGAGCCTGAGCTACGTCATCGCGCGCGGTAAACCGATGGACGACTTCATCCGCTCGATGCCCGAAGTGGATTTCACCGCGTTCTCGAACGGCGGACGCGGCGGCGGCATCAATAACGGCAATATCAGCGTACGGCTGAAGCCGCGGAACCAGCGCAAGCGCTCACAGTTCGAGGTGCAGACCGCGCTGCGCGCCCAACTCTCAAAGTTTCCTGGCATCAGCGCCAGCATCGGCCAAACGCCGACCATTTTCGGCGGACGCGGCGCGCCAATCACAGTCAATGTGCAGGGCCCGGAACCGGCCCGCCTCAAGCTCATTGCGAGCCAAGTACTCGAGGTGATGAAGCGCATTCCCGGTATCGCCGAACCGCAGTCGAGCGACGAAGGTAGTGTGCCACAGCTCAACGTGAGCGTGGACCGGCAGCAGGCCTGGGCCGCCGGCCTCGGCATCGCCAGCATTGCTAGCACCCTGCAACCGCTGTTTACCGGCCAGCGCGCCACCGTCTGGCAGGATCCGCTCGGCTATTCGCACGACGTGGTCGTGATTTATCCCGACTCACTACGCTCAAGCGCGGCGGATGTCGCCAATATTCCAGTAAACGGATCTGGGATCGACAGCCGCACCGGGCTGCCCGCGGTCGTGCCGCTGTCGCAGGTCGCGGATGTGGTGCCTGGCGTCGGACCGCAGTCCATCGAACGCCGAGCCCTCGAACGGCAGATTCGCATCAACGCACAGGTGCTCCCCGGGGCGCCCGTAGGTGATATCGCCGACGTGGCCCGTGCCGCCATCGACTCGCTCGTCCTGCCCCCAGGCTACCGCACCGTCTTCACGGGAAGCGTGCAAGAACTCAACGACACCAAGGGGTACGTGGCGGAGGCGCTCGCCCTCGCCGTCGTATTCATCTATCTGATTTTGGCCTCGCTGTTTGGATCGTTCCTCCAACCACTGGCCATCATGATCTCCCTCCCACTGAGCTTCCTCGGCGTGGGACTTGGGCTCCTGGTGACGCGGGGCACGATGAATGTCATGTCCATGATCGGCATCATCATGCTCATGGGACTCGTCACCAAGAACGGCATTCTGCTGTTGGATTTCGTCAACCAACGCCGCGCGGAGGGCGAAGACCGTCTGGCCGCGATTCTTGAGGCCGGTCGTATTCGTCTCCGCCCGATCATCATGACCACCGTGGCGATGATTTTCGGCATGCTCCCGCTGGCCTTCGCCATCGGCGAAGGCGCGGAGCAGCGGGCCCCGATGGCCCATGCGGTGATCGGTGGGTTGATCACCTCCACGCTCTTGACGTTGTTCGTAGTGCCCGTGGTGTATACCTTGCTCGACGATATGGCAGTGTGGGTTGGGGGCGGACGCCGACCGGTCGCTACCACGGAAACGGAGTCGGAAAATGAGTCGGGAGCGGTACTCGCAGCAGTCGACGCGCGCTCCCACGCTTGA